In Fusarium fujikuroi IMI 58289 draft genome, chromosome FFUJ_chr02, the genomic stretch CGGGACGACAAAACGCATAGCAACTGTGCTGAGCGGCTACGCATTCCGGATCCTGTGGAGAAGACGTGTTGTCAAAATGCGTCCCTAAGTTACAGGGGAACAAGACCCTGTCTCCTTGCGTAAAAGAGTGGATGTGATGGGTGCTTGCTTCCTAGCATTTCACGTTTCCAACCCTGCCATTCCAGTCCAGCACGAGGCAACCTAGCCTAGCAGAGTTTTATATCGCAACATCCATGGTACTGAGAGAGCTCAAGCAAGGGGCTTAGTTTGAGACTCTGAATATCCCGGTCGTAATTTAAAACGAAACGATGCGATAGGTGCGCTCAGGGAGAATCGGAGGCCCGTGGCCGCCGAAGGGGTACAGAAGTGAGTAGTTGGAGATTCAGCATCCTGGGCCTATCATGACACTTGAGGGGAAATGAAAACTCGAAACAAACCTAAATCACTAGTCGACCCTACAGTGTGTGGGCTCACATACGTGcatacacatacatacagcaAAGGCCACCACAACTTGGccgacaacaacaaagatCTGTAAATACTCAAGAACGAGACTGATCAATATCGGACTAGCACGTTAACGTCGACTTCAGCTCTCAGATCCTGGGTCTCCCCCTATTGCGCAGCTCGTGCGAGAGGCGCTTTGCATCTCTGAGGttaactcaactcaactcaactcatccTAACCCAAGTCGACTCAGTCCTCCCTCCCTAGTGTTTAGCGCAGTCGACGGTAAATGACGGATTTGATCCCGCGCCTGCAGGGCTATCTTACCGCTGCAGGTCGCGATTCAGCCCTCGCCCAGCGGCTGAGCAAAATGACAACTATGCTCTCAGGTATACGCATCCGTGATGGAGTGGTTGCCACTAAGCACTTTGTGTGCAACCTAGACGCCGTGTCGCTCATACTTCTCACCGTCACCCTCGTCGCTTTCCTCGTCCCCGTCTTGATCCTCTTCCCTCCCGTTCCCGTGGATTGCAGCGATGTCCTCCGGCAGACCCACTCGCGGGCCGGCGTGGCCCTCCGAGACATGGACATCGGCCCTGGCAGATCGCCCGATCGCCGGCTCCCCGGGGCAGAGCCGGAAGGGAAGCGGGCTGTTACACACAGTCTGTGGGTTTTCCCTGTTCAGTCATGTCGTGGAATTGAGCTAGAGCGCGACGTTGTCTCATTCAAGCACTCAGAGTTTGATCGTCTGTATACGCTTGCTCGACGGGACTCTGAAGTTGGTCAGAAAGATGTTTGGCAAGCCATCTCACGTGAACACTTCCCGTTGCTAGCCAACATCGAAGTCGACCTCTGGATTCCTGATccagacaagacaagccgTTTGTTGGGCCATATTGAAGGTtcctttcttgtcttgaggTTTCCCTGGACAGATTCAGGACTACAGGGTATTTTGCAACAAGTCGCAGCCAAAATTAGCCACGGCTTGAAAGCCAGACCTGAAAAGGAATTTTTGTTGCCAGTGTCGTTCCCAAACGAGGGAGAAATTCACTCAAGAGGCTATTCCTTAGCTGAAGTCAAGATCGGCGGGGAAAATACCATAGGACTGAACATGGATGTTGAGCTTCCTGCCGAGCTGGCTCGGTATCTGGGAGCTGAGCAACAGATTGGGATCTTCAGAGTAGGACAACTGTGATACATGAGGGCTCTGGACCAAGTTGATCAACACATCGACAGATTGAATGGCACTGATCATAATTTGTTACGTCCAGGGTATTCTGTGTTCCTGGAGAAACAGTTACCTGACATACAACATTATTTGAGGGGATACAAGTCAATTTAATATTTACGATCACATCACGCAATCAACTTGTCTCCTGAATAATGAAGCACTTTCGAAGCTTTCAAGAAATTGCAGGCCATGCATGCCTTGACGTTACTAAATCAAACGATATCACATGGTATCCCAATGCCTAAAATACATCATACATCCCCATCCAGCCCGACGCCTCATGTACAAAACCCGGTCTAGTCCTTGTCATACACTCATTCCGGGCATTTCCCAGTTGCCGTCAACATCATTACTTCATATCCGCTGGCGTGAGAGCCTGCACCATACTGGTACCTTCGCTGAAGCGAGTGCGGAAAATGCGGTTCGCGTTCTGGAACATACCGTCTTTCAGACTGACGACGATGAACTGCGAGCCCTTGAATCGGGTCTTGATGAGACGACCGATGTTCTGGGTATGTGAGAGATCCAGCGCGGCATCAACCTCGTCAAGAATGTACATAGGGGCAGGCTTGAACTGGAGcagagccatgatgagagataGAGCAACCAGCGATCTAAAAGTCAGAGCATTAGCATTTGTATGTCAGTGATAGTCAGGGATTGCATACCTTTGCCCACCACTCAGTTCCGTCAAACTCTGCTTCCACACTTTACCAAGGCAGACCTTgacctcaagaccatcgcTAATAGTCTTGCCCTCGGGAGGATCGAGCTTGGCAAAGCTGCCCCCGGGAAGCAACTCGGAGAAGATGTTACCAAAGTCACCATTGACCTTCTCCCATGTCTCGTGAAgtgccttcttcttgtagtCATCCAAGCTGACGATTGTCTCTTCAATCTTACGCTTGTCCCTGATCACAGTCTTGATCATGTGCTTGAGCGAcacctccttcttctcaacactGTCGATCATGTTCATGACCTTGgggttgatcttcttcttcatgcccTGGAAGCGCTCAGTCAAGTTATGTAATGTTGACTTGCACTCTCCAATGTTGTGGTTCTTGAAGTCATACGGAGTTCCGCTGCGACCAAACTTGTCCTTTTCGTCCGCAATCCAGTCGAACTCCTTCTCTAGTCGGGCGACCTTTTCGGCAGCACCTTGTTGCTCTTTGTGGAACTTCTCTACAAGATGACCAAGCTTCTGCATTTCGAGACTCTCCTCAGCAATGCGTGAGTTCTTGGAGCGAGTGGCATCTTCCAAAGCTCGAAGCTCGTCATCGAATTGATGCAGCTTGGCGcgttcatcatcaagctgagCCTGAACAGTGTCGTGCGTTTCCTGGAGTTCAGCCTTTTGCTCTGCTAGGTCTTGAATGTCTTTCTGCTGGGCCTTGATGGCGATCTCGACTTCTTGCAACTGTTCTCGAGCAGCAGACAAGTCGACACCCGCTTGCTCGGCGTCGAGTTGTGCACCCTGGAGTTCTTTTTGCAGAGTCTTTACGGCGGCAGCGTTCTTACCGAGGCCAGCTCGCAGCTTATCAAGTGCCTTCTGCAGTTCGACGAGCTTGGCatccttgttgttgtcgaAGTCATTCATATCCTTCTCAATGGTCTTTATGTCGGCGATCGCCTTTGCTTGTCGAGTCTTTGCCTCGGATATACCCTCTTTGAGTTCTTGAATGGTTGACTTCATATTCGCGACTTCCTGAATgatggaagacgaagagtTGCCGCTGAtctgctcctcagcaagtTTGATCTCGTGGCTCTTGAGATCCAAGTCTTGCTTGATTCTGCGAGCTTGGTCcagcttggccttctccttAGTTATGCGGGCTTGGAGCTCCCTCAAAGCACCTTCGGCTTCGCTCAGTTGACGAGTCAGGCCgttgagcttctggagaagTACCAGAACACCGCTCGAGTTTGGTGAGCTTCCGCCAGATAGTGTACCAGATGGATCGTACGCATCTCCTTCAAGAGTGATACTCCTCATGCGCACGTTCGGGTCGAACGTCACCCTCTTAGCAGTATTTGCGTCAGCACAGATCAGAGTATTGCCAAAGACATACTCCATAGCTGCTGACACCTCGTGATCATAGCCAACTAAAGACAGCGCCAGATCAACCTTGCCAGGTGCGATGTTTTGAGCCGTAGCGATGGTTTGTGCTGAGGCTTTGAAAGCAGCGATCTTGTTGAGAGGAATGATAGTGACACGCTTTCGTAGCTTGCCCCTTTGTAGCAGCTGTGTACCTGTGACCTCAGTATCAACCACGACGTTGTATAGACGTCCTCCAGCGCAGATCTCCAACGCAGTGCCGGCCTGAGTGTGCTCCTTGTCAAGAGTGAATAATTGGGCGACAAGACCCTTGACCTTGGATCGATCAAAGTTGGGCACAGGATCCGCGTAGTTGAACTCTGTGTTGGCGACTTGACGCTTCAGCTTGTCAGATTCCTGCCTCAAATTGCGAACTGTTTGTTGCAACTCTGACTCCCTCTTGAACATCTGCTCTTCCTGACCAGGTTCGAAGCCCAGTCGACCAAGTTCTTTCTCTAACTTCTGGGCTTGTGTCTTCAGGCCTTCAAGATCGCGCAGAAGATCGGCGTTCTGCTCCTTCGCCTTTTTTGCACGaggctcctcttccttgacaCGCTTTTCCAAATGCGCAATCTTGATCTTTGCTTGCTCTTGCTCTGTTGCCGCCGTCGTTGCACGATTCTTTGCATCTTGAAGTTGACCCTGGTAGCCGttctcttggccatctttGGAGGCCACACCTGTCTGTAGAGtttgaagaagttcttccTTAGACTCAGCGTCTCTGTTTTGCTGTTCCAGGTCTTCTTTGGCGGCATCGTACCGAGCCTTTGCGTTCTCGAAAGCGGCCGTCTTCTCCTGGAGGGTGGCTTCCAACTCTGAGAccgtcttctcaacagccaccttcttttcttcttcctctgccaAGCTGGACTTCTTCAGATCAAGAATGGTGGCTAGTCGCACAAGCTCATTCGagtgcttcttggctgcctcCTCTAGTGCTGAAGCCTTGCCTCCTTTTCGAAGCTCCTTGTCTCGTTGAGCTCGCACTTTCTTCACATCCTCTTCAAGATGAGAAATTTCACTCTTCAGACGAGCTGCTGACTCCTCCAGATCGCGCCGCCTTTGCTTCTTTCCTTCGAGATCTGCTGCTGACTGGCTTAGAGAGTCTTGGTAGCGCAGATAATCGTACGCAACAACCACTCGAGTCAGTCTCTCCAGGTCGTTTTGAGTCTGCTGGAAGTCTAGGAAAGCACGCTTTTCAGTTCGCAGCTTCTCCAATTTGGGCTCAATCTCGTCCTTGAGGAGCTCTCGAAGCTCGACTAGCTTggtttccttcttggccattgTCTTGAGCGCCTTGTCTCGACGATCCTCGAACATTCTGGTTCCGGCAGCTTCCTCTatcatggccaagatctCTACAGCCTTCATATTGAGGACTTTTGTGATGCGACCCTGCATAATGAGGAAGTTggggctgttgatgttgagctgcACCGACTGGAATAGGTTTTGCACTGTCTGTTGTTGAGCGCGGTGGCCGTTGATGAGGTACTTGGATGTTCCTCCAAGGACGATCTGTCGTGTAACACTAATGGTGGCATATTCTTCGAAACCGATCGGGGACTTTTTGGTTTCTCGATTGTCGAAGACAATTGTGACGCTGGCCTTTGTCACACCAGCTTGACCGCGCTTGTATATCAGGTCCTGTGGTTGTCGTCAGTATGTACTAAAGGTGGTCGAATCGGCGGTGACTGACCTGTAGATTTTGCGCTCGAACCGTTGACATGTTTGTAATTCCGAGAACGAAACATATCGCATCGAGGATGTTGGACTTTCCACTACCGTTGAGGCCGGTGATCGAATTGAAACTCTCGTCCCTGTATATGTTGGTTATTGTTCCTCGAATGTTTTGATAGTTGGCTTACCATCCTGAAATCACGGTACGCACGGCATAAGACTTGAAGCCctgtaaaaaaagaaaagtcagaATGGATATAGCAGGGAAATAGTATGAACCAAGTACTCACGTCAATAATTACTTCAATAACCCTCATGTTGGGCGAGGTTGAGTCCGCGGCTTCGTTGAATCTTTTTGCTATGTTTCGTCGCTCCGCATCCAAAGGGGGAGGGGAACGCGAAAGTAAACAAGAGAGTTGCGACCGATAAGGCGTTATCAGCACGTGTTGGCTGATATCATTAAATTGGCCGGGCGTTAAGAAAGGTACTTGAAGTCTAGCTTCGGCACAACGGTTATAGCCCTGCAGCTCAGAGTGAGCTGTTATTAACTTCCGTAGAAACTATAAACGAATAGAAGCCATTATATGCGCTTTATTAACCCGCCGAGACCTATAATACTTTGTTTACATGCTTCTGTTTCATAAGAAATACATCCTCATCGTTCGCTGGCCGTGAATAGAAGCTTGAGTGAGCCCCACTGCCGAGCTGGGAAATCCATCAACGCTAGTCTGAATTCGGCATACGGGTAAACATCCCTCTTTGTTATTGAGACCTAGCTCCTCTCGCACTTCGAGTTCACAACTTTCAACACACGAAACTTTTCGACTTCATCCCGACCTTCCAACCCGATGAGTACATAGCCAATATCGCACGAACAATAGTTGATAATCAACTCCAATCATCTCCACACGCGCCCCTTTTCAACCGACGCAATGGCGGCCATGCGAGGACCGCGCATTCCAACCGGCTCAGCTGCTTGGGTCGCTGATGAGCGCGCTTCTGCCCTTCAGatagttgatgttgaggtaGACGAGTTCACATACGCGGCTCACAATGAGTTCTCATGGCTCAATGAGCACATGgccaacatcttcaacgagAACGAAACGTACGCGTCTTGATCCTTGTTTTGACGCGATGTACTGACTGGCCGCTTGGTAGGAACATCGCCGAAACATTCAAAACACCTGGAAGACTCCGTGGCAAGACACCTCGAACAGCACGAAAATTGATCACAGAGCCGAGAGTGGTAAGCTTAGCCACCAAATGTCCACAAATAACACATATTAACCCTTCGAAGCCCTTATCCAATGTTTTTGGGGGCACACCATCGAGCTCAGCAAACCGATTCGCGcaacatcttcttcttcagtctcCTCAAAGGGAGCTTGTGAACCAAGCAAAGTCTTCTTCGCCCAGAAGACACgctccatcgccaaagtcAGCGCCTCCTACCTCTGATGGACCAATCGAAGACGCGCCAGCACAGCCTTCAGATGACGCCCAAGCCATTCACTCGGACCAGGACGCCCACATGAccgttgaagaagcatcagAACCAGTTCCAGCAGCCAAATCTCAACCGGCTACGCAGGGCGACTCTGGCTATTTCGGAAGTCAAGATGTCAACCCTCCTAGCTTTGATCCCCTGGAGGACGAAGATACCTCAAATATTGACCCTGTTGCCTTGGATGAAGCCATTGCTTTCCCTCAGCCAAGTCCCTCACGGACATCTCTTGCCAAGGATCCCATCAAGACTTCCTCGCCGATCAAGACACAACAAGCGACAACTGACGTTGATATGGAAGAGGCTCAGGCCGAGCCCCAGGAGGACGAGAACGCCATCCAGGATGATGCACAGTCTCAATCTGATCGCCACAGCCCTAGTCCCGTCCGCCCGGGCTTCCGCAACAGCTTGCAATTCCCTTCTCTCCCTGCTCGTGAGCCTCTCACAGCAGGTAAGAGTATTGGTGCCAGAGCTTCTCGAACAAGTCATGTCGATCCTAAGAGGACGAGTTACTTGGGGAGAAACACAAGAGGAAAAAGCCTGGCAAGCCACGCAGAACACAGTGCATCAGACGAGTCGGATCAAGACGAGATGGACGTTGATGATTTCCCTACAGTGCCTCAACAGCCTAAGAACGCTGAGGAGCTTGCTGTCCACCACAACAAGACATACACCCAGATGCTACAGGACCGAATCAGTGTACTCGGTAAATCGCAGCCAAATGGAAGTCGACCCTCGAAGTCAATCCACAGCATTACCAACTCTCAGCAGCCACAACCTGTATCTCAGTCAGTACCTGAACCTAAGTCATCATCGCCCAGAAAGCTGGAGACCACAACAACTCCAGGTGCTTTtcccgaagacgaagatgatgattggaTTGTCCCTCCCACTACACAACAGCCTGTTGCTCCTACACCCACAAGGCCGTCACTTTCTAAGAGCCGAACTGCCGATGTAATGGAAGGAATCCACGGCAAGCAGACTCTTGGATCTTTTGACCTGGGTGAAGACCGTGACAGTATCCGATCACCGGCTCGGGCCAACAAGCCCCAGCGACCTGCATACCTTGGACACTCCAAGTCTGTATCGGTGCCTGCTGTTCCACTTATCCCAGCTTCGGATCCAGAGGAGGGAAGCccattgaagaagacgatatCGGTAACGAACGCTTCTGTGAGACCAGCCACTGCTGTTGcaccttcttcctcatccccCTCCAAGTCTCCAACGAGGCTCTTCCGTGACAGTCCTCTAAAGCatctcaagaacaagatgtCATCCATTCTCAGCACTTCCAAGGGCCTGATCGCCAGCAGCGCAGCTCTGAGCGCCGAAGGCAAATCATCCCTGCTCTCGCCATCTCGAGCTCAGCTTGGAACTTTCCCTGATCCTTCTTTGGATTCAATCGTTCCTAAGGCAAGCATTGACTCCCAGAGGAGTGGCGATACTGTTACCGATCAGCAGTCAACTGCACCTCGACCAGTTGCTAAGCGCACAAGAGCTTCAGTAGAACgcgagaaggaggagaagagaagggagaaaGAGGCTAGAGTCCAGGCTGAGCAGATGGAGAAACTGGAGAAGGAGCGCGAAAAGGAAAGGGAAAAGGCCAGAGTTTTCAGCAAAgagcaggagaagcttgccaaCATGGAAAAGCAGGTCGCTGCCAGGAAAGAGGTTGAAACACCTGCTCCTAAGGCTACACCTAAGCCAACCCGAACCAGCCCGCGAAGGGCAAAGCCTCAGGAGGAGACAGAGGCCAAAGCCGCTGACCAGGAGCTTGATATGGGCGATGCACCTGCTTTGGTAcctcctccttctgctcACAGATCTGCCATTCCCGGACAACTATCTCGCCCCAAGGAAATGAGGCGAATTGCGAAGCCAGGCCGAGAGCCAGCGGCGAAGACAAAGGCGGCACCTACCGTTcacatcaaggtcaacactGGCTCACAGTTACACCCTGGCAACTCTGTTGCTAGCGGGTATCAGGACTTTGGTGCTTCGACAAgctctcaacctcctcaaacaATCAGCAAGGCAAGCAAGGCCTCTACACAGCCCAAGCAATCAGCACCAAACTTTGGTGCTTCTACCGGATCAAATGGGCGGCCTAGAGGTCTCGATTTGGCTgcacagaagaaggccaagattgagCGCGATCGCGCAGCATTGaaagaggacaagaagaagcaagaagccattcgtcgccaagaggaagagcgaCAGAAGCGTGAGAAGAATGCTCAGCgtcaagcagctcaagaccGACTGGCAATcattgagaaggccaagaagacccCTGCGCCGCCCCCAGCTGTTCGGTCACAGCCAAATGGTCCACCTCAGTACAGTCTACAGCAGGACAAGTCTGCTTCGGTGCAGCGAGAGGGACCGCCTCGTCCTCCTTCTCGTATGAACTCTGGAATCTTCAGATCGCAAGATGACATAGGACGACCTGTCAATACTAACTTGACAAATGGTTCTAAATCTGGCCCCAAAAGGCCACTTCGAGATGCTAACGAGGATGGACCTTCAAGACCTCCACCTGCACGTGGACCTCAATACCAGGCAAAGGATGCCAAGCGTCGTCGAACTAGCGATGACTatgctgatgagcttgatatgGAGCAGCCTCCTAATATCAAGGGACCTCCAGTTCGTCCATCCAGCGCTCTTAAGAGGGTGAGCAATCAAAGCGTGTCTTGTATTCCAACAAAGGTTAACAAGTACCAGGATCTGCAGACGAAGACTCTTACGAGTGGCTATGTTTCCCAGGCTAGCGCACAGAACCTATTCAAGACTGGCGTTGCTCAGAGTCAAATGAAGGGAGGCAACCCTATGGACATGGCTCAGATTCACAAAGGGACTATTCCTTTCGCCCCGAACCCCAACCCGGCGGGACCTTCTTACAAGACACCTGGACGTCCCGGTCCTGTCAATGGAATGAAGTCTGCAGCCAAATCTGTACCAAGATCATCACCGCGATTCCAGAATGGCGAGGCCATTGAGCTTCCTGAGATCCAgacagacgatgaagatgaggacgaagatgaaccGCAAGCAGGTACGGTCGCAGCATGGGCTAACTCCCCATACATTCGAGATGCCCTCTTTAGACAGGAAGATATTGACCCTGCGTCAATCTTCGGACCTCCTGCGCCCTTGAACATGGAGGAGGTCTTCGACAAGAGCAAAGACAGACACCACAAGTTCCGTGCGCGAACATCTAGTGCCAACTGGAGCGGCACAGATCGTCTTACTGAAGAGGACATCCGAAAGAACCTGGCTGCCAGAGACAAGCTCAGACGTGAGGGAGGCTGGTCTTACGAACTGAGCAAAGATATGATGTAATGGCATATGCATGTGATACGGATacttgatgaagtcaatTGGGTGTTCAGAGGGATTAAGCTTAGGAAGCGGCAGCATGGCTACGTTAATGAAATGGAAAAAAGGGAGCGATTGATTGACTCTGGTCGAGTTTAGCATATGGGCATCGGATGCAGTAGATTGAGCGCATTTGTGATAGATGAGATTGCATTTTGACAATCGTTGGTTTCTGGATTGGCGCATGGCGAAATGGAATAGGGTGCCTACCAAGGCtaccgaggaggaagagatgaacGAGCGTTTAGTCAAGCAAGACGTATAATATCGCATGCATGGAATACATTGTTGGGGCGTTTGTACATTGAATTATCCGAATGAGAATCATTATACGTTTATGGCTCCGAGGAAGTCCGATTGCTTGTGATGATGGATTGGTAGTGGAGTTATAAGCAGCTTTCCAGCCTCTCCAAGGGGGAAACAAAGTTGACTTTTGCTCATGATAATTCCCCACCAAGAAACGAGACGTTATTGGAAGATCAACCTTATCTGCAGGTGCGAAAAGCCATGGTCTCAACAAATTCTTAGTTAACCGTTTTCACATGTCAGAAGCACGACGGAATAGGAcccagaaaaaaaaaacgaTAAGGAACTGTaggcgaggcgaggcgagACCTCGTGCAAGATTCTATTTGATGCGGTTGTTTCATGATAGGGCATTTGCtcctctcttttcctctcgACTTTTCTCATCTGATGGTTTTGTCATGAGGTCTTTATGAGAAAGTCCCCTTACTTAAAAGTCAAACCATACTGCCACATCCACATCATGACTGATTAGACCTAACCCTCACTTCATCACCGAGTTAACCTGACGACATTCTATTGTTTTCTCACTTCCACTCTCCCGAGACCTCATTCATCCCTTAGCCTGCAGCTCTTGAAACATGGCGTCTCATCTCAGATCATTTGCGCCATCTCTGGACGAGATCAAAGTCGACCAAATCACCGAAAGCAGGATCTTCAACGTCGTCTCCATGCTTCCAAACTCACTCCCCGGGCCAATTCGTTTTCTCAGACGGAGTATCAGCTTTCACACTCTACGTCCAGGTGTGACGGTATCTGGGTCACAAACAAAGCCTCGGCCTCTTTCAGAAGCTGATGTCTCGGCTACAATGGCCCAACCACTCCAGACGGACATGGTAAAGCACTCAGGTGGATTTGTCGAGTCACGAAACTTGAATCCTCAGCCGATGAGTCGAGTCCTTTATTCGGAAGCACCAGAGGATGAGCCAGTTATGCGAGCGGCGTCTGGCGTGCATTGGAAGTTTGCACGACAAGGTAAGAAACTTCAGGACCAAGAAATAGGTAGTGTTTTGTGCTGACATGGTCCAATAGGAACGAACCTCGTCAATATTTCTATTGATGGAGGCAAAGCTGCTGTagcagaagaagatgttGCGTTTGAGCGAAAAGCCTTTGTTGACGGGGTGACATATCTTCTCAAAGCTCTCCCgcaagaccttgacgaagGCGAACTCAGAAGAATCCAATGCGCATTGCCAGAGCAAGTCAACTTGTCAGATATGGCTCTGGCTAGAGCAGAACCCGACTCACAACGCGTTGGTCCTAGTCAACCCCGTTCAATCATTCACCGCGGAGTCCAAATGACAgtcgtcaatctcatcttcttcctcagcttcctAATGCCATATCTGCTA encodes the following:
- a CDS encoding probable chromosome segregation protein cut14, with the protein product MRVIEVIIDGFKSYAVRTVISGWDESFNSITGLNGSGKSNILDAICFVLGITNMSTVRAQNLQDLIYKRGQAGVTKASVTIVFDNRETKKSPIGFEEYATISVTRQIVLGGTSKYLINGHRAQQQTVQNLFQSVQLNINSPNFLIMQGRITKVLNMKAVEILAMIEEAAGTRMFEDRRDKALKTMAKKETKLVELRELLKDEIEPKLEKLRTEKRAFLDFQQTQNDLERLTRVVVAYDYLRYQDSLSQSAADLEGKKQRRRDLEESAARLKSEISHLEEDVKKVRAQRDKELRKGGKASALEEAAKKHSNELVRLATILDLKKSSLAEEEEKKVAVEKTVSELEATLQEKTAAFENAKARYDAAKEDLEQQNRDAESKEELLQTLQTGVASKDGQENGYQGQLQDAKNRATTAATEQEQAKIKIAHLEKRVKEEEPRAKKAKEQNADLLRDLEGLKTQAQKLEKELGRLGFEPGQEEQMFKRESELQQTVRNLRQESDKLKRQVANTEFNYADPVPNFDRSKVKGLVAQLFTLDKEHTQAGTALEICAGGRLYNVVVDTEVTGTQLLQRGKLRKRVTIIPLNKIAAFKASAQTIATAQNIAPGKVDLALSLVGYDHEVSAAMEYVFGNTLICADANTAKRVTFDPNVRMRSITLEGDAYDPSGTLSGGSSPNSSGVLVLLQKLNGLTRQLSEAEGALRELQARITKEKAKLDQARRIKQDLDLKSHEIKLAEEQISGNSSSSIIQEVANMKSTIQELKEGISEAKTRQAKAIADIKTIEKDMNDFDNNKDAKLVELQKALDKLRAGLGKNAAAVKTLQKELQGAQLDAEQAGVDLSAAREQLQEVEIAIKAQQKDIQDLAEQKAELQETHDTVQAQLDDERAKLHQFDDELRALEDATRSKNSRIAEESLEMQKLGHLVEKFHKEQQGAAEKVARLEKEFDWIADEKDKFGRSGTPYDFKNHNIGECKSTLHNLTERFQGMKKKINPKVMNMIDSVEKKEVSLKHMIKTVIRDKRKIEETIVSLDDYKKKALHETWEKVNGDFGNIFSELLPGGSFAKLDPPEGKTISDGLEVKVCLGKVWKQSLTELSGGQRSLVALSLIMALLQFKPAPMYILDEVDAALDLSHTQNIGRLIKTRFKGSQFIVVSLKDGMFQNANRIFRTRFSEGTSMVQALTPADMK